The Lacrimispora xylanolytica genome has a segment encoding these proteins:
- a CDS encoding MFS transporter yields MDQTNSIKKQADPSRLTLRLRLILAVVIIADILDLMDSNITNIAAPSIVQNIGGGESLIKWLGASYALAMGVLLVIGGRLGDRYGKRRMFLIGITGFTLASAFCGLSVNPSMLIAGRLVQGGFGALLIPQGMSILMSSFTREQFPRAVSAFGPVMSLSSVIGPILAGFIIQANIGGLDWRPVFLINIVLGLVGFVAAVKLLPHDQPDSNEKLDGIGTALLGVSMFGLIFGLNEGSTAGWTILPIASLITGGVMLVAFSLRQRNAENPLIKPSLFKNKGFTSGLVLGLGFFAAVNGLAYVISLFFQLVLHLTPYEAALGLCPMAIGIVISSMVCRPLLTRLGRTVIVMGLAATLIGALGLWLTVLIKGMADTALLTAPAILVIGAGMGACFSSIYEVALGDIEHDEAGSASGSLSAVQQLAAAMGSAVVTTIFFHLQTTVGDIGAMETSILIVAGIVCICLGLVWFMPRSAPSEE; encoded by the coding sequence ATGGATCAAACAAATTCAATTAAAAAACAAGCCGATCCATCTCGGCTCACACTACGGCTGAGACTCATATTGGCTGTTGTAATTATTGCAGATATTCTGGATCTCATGGACTCAAACATCACCAATATCGCAGCACCCTCCATTGTTCAAAACATTGGAGGAGGCGAGTCTCTGATCAAATGGCTTGGTGCAAGTTATGCTTTAGCAATGGGCGTGCTGCTGGTCATTGGCGGACGCCTGGGGGACCGTTATGGGAAACGGCGAATGTTTCTGATTGGCATAACAGGATTTACGTTGGCTTCGGCGTTTTGCGGTTTATCTGTCAATCCGTCCATGCTGATTGCAGGGAGGCTGGTACAAGGGGGCTTTGGTGCTCTGCTCATTCCCCAAGGTATGAGCATCTTAATGTCCTCATTTACCCGGGAACAGTTTCCACGTGCGGTCAGCGCTTTTGGACCGGTTATGAGTCTCTCCTCTGTGATTGGCCCTATTTTAGCAGGATTTATTATTCAGGCGAACATCGGCGGGCTTGACTGGCGCCCGGTGTTCCTCATCAACATCGTTCTTGGTCTGGTGGGCTTTGTTGCTGCGGTTAAGTTATTGCCTCATGACCAGCCTGACTCCAATGAAAAGCTGGATGGCATCGGTACTGCTCTATTGGGAGTATCAATGTTCGGTCTGATCTTTGGCTTAAATGAGGGCTCAACGGCTGGCTGGACCATTCTGCCAATTGCCAGTCTCATAACAGGTGGCGTGATGCTTGTGGCCTTTTCACTCCGTCAGCGTAACGCTGAAAATCCCCTGATTAAACCTTCGCTTTTTAAGAATAAAGGATTCACCTCCGGATTAGTATTGGGTCTCGGTTTTTTTGCAGCAGTAAATGGCCTGGCTTATGTTATTTCCTTGTTCTTTCAGCTGGTTCTTCATCTTACTCCCTATGAGGCAGCGCTTGGTCTATGCCCAATGGCAATCGGCATTGTGATCTCCTCCATGGTCTGCCGGCCACTGTTAACAAGGCTTGGACGTACCGTTATTGTCATGGGGCTTGCTGCCACACTGATAGGCGCTCTCGGTCTCTGGCTTACCGTCTTAATCAAAGGAATGGCCGATACGGCTTTACTGACAGCTCCTGCCATCTTAGTGATCGGTGCAGGTATGGGCGCTTGCTTCAGCAGCATTTATGAAGTGGCTCTCGGCGATATCGAGCATGACGAAGCAGGCAGCGCAAGTGGTTCTCTAAGTGCCGTACAGCAATTAGCAGCGGCAATGGGTTCTGCCGTAGTAACTACGATTTTCTTTCATCTTCAGACTACCGTTGGAGATATTGGAGCCATGGAGACCAGTATTTTAATTGTAGCAGGAATTGTTTGCATTTGCCTTGGGCTTGTTTGGTTTATGCCGAGGTCGGCGCCTTCAGAAGAGTAA
- a CDS encoding ATP synthase subunit I, protein MIKEDKKLTLEVAAGIGIFTGAALLLALIIYPRPSVFAGLLLGMVLSLAMFFSMAAVVKLCLKTQSKKFTVMFTATSSLARYMILFAVLLVVVRKYSDLFQPIAVVIGMFGVKAGAFMQPLIHRMIQKNK, encoded by the coding sequence ATGATAAAAGAGGACAAGAAGCTGACTCTTGAGGTTGCAGCAGGAATCGGGATTTTTACAGGAGCAGCCTTGCTTTTAGCACTGATTATTTATCCCCGTCCGTCTGTATTTGCAGGACTTTTGTTAGGGATGGTCTTATCCCTGGCTATGTTTTTTTCCATGGCGGCAGTGGTTAAGCTTTGTTTAAAGACCCAGAGCAAAAAGTTTACCGTCATGTTCACTGCCACAAGCTCACTGGCCCGTTATATGATACTGTTTGCTGTCCTTTTAGTGGTAGTAAGGAAGTATTCGGACCTGTTTCAACCCATAGCGGTTGTAATTGGTATGTTTGGGGTCAAGGCTGGGGCGTTTATGCAGCCGCTGATTCACCGAATGATTCAGAAGAATAAGTAG